Proteins co-encoded in one Anabas testudineus chromosome 8, fAnaTes1.2, whole genome shotgun sequence genomic window:
- the LOC113154745 gene encoding paralemmin-2-like → MAQKMLYEHGRDGRSVLGMLTVQVERDPKTGTTVVRSVAPVSAPAAAPHATTVFDDGRKTIHAVGGSGSQPSSEELEQILSVIDGVGMKVLLDEATVSTVKTENTDTRRTPEEKDLPPSQATSNEDHPQKENSRSYELETEKCLRNEENRSTVVVRDAAGEAGNVEDQRLEDVTVTLMFLGYTDGSGQGHSEEDHEDRLRVERVMITEDGEEHVLRPETPTSEKAAEKDEVFQDVSLEGNGAGVKVQGQDTDEELQKSPAVSAAEGGGTSKNKSCQCCSVM, encoded by the exons ATGGCCCAGAAGATGCTCTATGAACATGGGCGAGATGGACGATCAG TCCTGGGAATGTTGACAGTACAGGTTGAGAGAGACCCTAAAACAGGTACCACCGTTGTCAGATCCGTGGCCCCTGTTTCCGcacctgctgcagctccacatgCTACGACTGTCTTTGACGATGGCAGGAAGACTATCCACGCTGTCGGTGGGTCTGGGAGTCAACCCTCGTCTGAAGAGCTCGAGCAGATCTTGAGCGTCATTGATGGCGTCGGGATGAAGGTGCTGCTGGACGAAGCCACAGTCAGCACTGTGAAGACAGAGAACACAGACACCAGGAGAACTCCAGAGGAAAAGGATCTTCCGCCCAGCCAGGCCACATCGAACGAGGACCACCCGCAGAAAGAAAACTCTAGAAGCTACGAGCTGGAGACGGAGAAGTGTTTGAGGAACGAGGAGAACAGAAGCACGGTGGTGGTTAGAGACGCTGCAGGAGAAGCAGGTAACGTGGAGGACCAAAGGCTGGAAGACGTCACAGTCACCCTCATGTTCCTGGGATACACTGATGGTTCTGGACAGGGTCACAGCGAAGAGGACCACGAAGACAGACTCAGGGTGGAACGAGTGATGATCACTGAGGATGGAGAAGAACACGTCCTACGACCTGAAACACCAACTTCAGAGAAGGCTGCAGAGAAAGATGAAGTGTTTCAGGACGTTTCCCTGGAAGGAAACGGAGCAGGAGTGAAAGTCCAGGGACAGGACACGgatgaggagctgcagaaatcACCTGCAGTCAgtgcagcagagggaggaggcaCCTCCAAGAACAAGAGCTGTCAGTGTTGCTCTGTCATGTAA